Proteins encoded in a region of the Buteo buteo chromosome 11, bButBut1.hap1.1, whole genome shotgun sequence genome:
- the KCTD19 gene encoding LOW QUALITY PROTEIN: BTB/POZ domain-containing protein KCTD19 (The sequence of the model RefSeq protein was modified relative to this genomic sequence to represent the inferred CDS: substituted 6 bases at 6 genomic stop codons), whose translation MAHTSILCPSAAHDCPTPTTGLLSPATLLCPSASSPSPHLGAAPRCLSPVASRCRHVRTRLRPAEESDSIMESAEEELVNFNVSGWYFSIPKSKVAQFPESLLWKEASVQNQSENLRLFIDQDGFVFRHLRYYMQTSKLSFFSYAELNLLCEQALILQLTPLLQLKXDILXGEIXLHVQPADIPVAERTSLNYWRTQKCTSKPPEIPPNSPAFTGLHERAPLGLADTPLLGTEDEVSYWFLPLDLVAKYPVLVNDNNLLWLLENAALIECKCSEFRFIVNFLCSEKMLLPFDFSNIDALEEEALILGIPELIDAVKIYRGSCSVGACGGGGAVAWESPPXSLLYTMVLGLLANYLDLALGQLCMGSDLGWSCLHLSGDGILFQHARNWLGTCRLPLTENISEIKDLCAYLDKRDATXEPMKDALKCSLKQQIPAGSRDYNTDXTAEVSICSLHQIVKFYVGSNWYETCLQTLVKYPELLSNDKKVCWITYGQNLLIHGDGQMFRHVLNFLRLGKLFLPAEFKEWSLFCQEAEEYQIPSLLEALYHSDAYRLWIQTNELCNKVSFPCRRSSTVSWNEENEFSKDPKEVYSSTAVDSIKCYINIWSNIKDLKGKRETSGAKYSKIILWAKGTKQRNTLGGYDDSSDSLVNSSYYKHLVNPPRKGGMRSTLTKKVESKDLASHIQKLISLVKEWDAVNCKRCDFFST comes from the exons ATGGCACACACCTCTATTTTATG CCCTTCAGCTGCCCACGACTGCCCTACCCCAACCACGGGGCTCCTGTCACCCGCCACCCTGCTTTGTCCCTCGGCCTCGTCGCCCTCACCACACCTGGGTGCCGCCCCCCGTTGTCTCTCGCCCGTTGCCTCGCGATGCCGCCATGTTAGGACCCGCCTGCGGCCTGCTGAG GAATCAGACAGCATTATGGAATCTGCAGAAGAAGAGTTAGTTAATTTTAATGTCAGTGGCTGGTATTTCTCAATTCCCAAAAGTAAAGTTGCTCAGTTTCCTGAATCTCTGTTATGGAAAGAAGCTTCTGTACAAAATCAATCTGAAAATCTAAGATTATTTATTGACCAAGATGGTTTTGTATTTAGGCACCTTCGTTATTACATGCAGActtcaaaattatcttttttcagCTATGCTGAATTGAACTTATTGTGTGAGCAAGCATTAATTTTGCAGCTGACACCTTTATTACAGCTAAAGTAGGATATTCTAT GAGGAGAAATATAACTACATGTGCAGCCTGCAGATATACCAGTAGCTGAAAGAACATCTCTGAATTACTGGAGAACACAAAAGTGTACTAGCAAGCCACCAGAGATTCCTCCTAACAGTCCAGCATTCACAG ggTTACATGAAAGAGCTCCCCTAGGGCTAGCGGATACACCTTTACTAGGTACAGAAGATGAAGTGAGTTACTGGTTTTTGCCACTAGATTTGGTGGCAAAATATCCTGTACTAGTTAATGACAACAATTTGCTGTGGCTGCTTGAGAATGCAGCCCTGATTGAGTGCAAGTGCAGTGAGTTCCGCTTCATAg ttaattttctttgctcagAGAAGATGTTGTTACCTTTTGACTTCTCCAACATAGATGCCTTGGAGGAAGAAGCTTTAATTCTGGGAATTCCTGAGCTTATAGATGCTGTGAAGATCTATAGAG gcagctgctccGTGGGGGCTTGTGGTGGCGGGggggcagtggcatgggagtCCCCACCATGATCCCTGCTCTACACCatggtgctggggctgctggccaACTACCTGGATTTGGCACTGGGACAGCTCTGCATGGGCAGCGAcctgggctggagctgcctgcaCCTCTCTGGTGACGGCATTCTCTTCCAACATGCCAG GAATTGGCTGGGAACTTGCCGACTTCctctcactgaaaatatttctgaaatcaaaGACCTCTGTGCTTATTTGGACAAAAGGGATGCCACATAGGAACCAATGAaagatgctttaaaatgctCTCTCAAACAACAGATaccagcagggagcagagatTATA ACACAGACTAGACAGCAGAAGTATCCATATGCTCACTCCATCAGATTGTGAAATTTTATGTAGGAAGTAACTGGTATGAAACTTGCTTACAGACTTTAGTGAAG tacCCAGAGCTGTTGTCAAATGACAAGAAAGTCTGTTGGATCACATATGGTCAAAATCTTCTAATCCATGGAGATGGGCAAATGTTTCGACACGTTCTCAACTTTCTAAGACTTGGGAAATTGTTTTTGCCAGCTGAATTTAA AGAATGGTCTCTCTTTTGTCAAGAAGCAGAGGAGTACCAAATCCCTTCTCTTTTAGAGGCACTTTATCACTCTGATGCATACAG ATTATGGATCCAAACCAATGAATTGTGCAATaaagtttcttttccatgtAGAAGATCAAGTACTGTATCTTGGAATGAAGAGAATGAGTTCAGCAAAGACCCAAAAGAA GTGTACTCATCTACAGCTGTGGATTCCATTAAATGCTATATTAACATATGGAGTAATATAAAAGATCTGAAGGGAAAGCGAGAGACCAGTGGGGCAAAGtattccaaaattattttgtgggCTAAAGGGACAAAGCAGAGGAATACACTTGGAGGATACGACGACTCCTCAGACAGCCTGGTAAACTCCAGCTATTACAAACATTTGGTAAACCCTCCAAGGAAAGGAGGAATGAGAAGCACTTTGACAAAGAAAGTGGAAAGTAAAGACTTGGCAAGTCACatccagaaattaatttccttggTAAAGGAATGGGATGCGGTGAACTGCAAGAGGTGTGATTTTTTCAGCACATGA